The genomic region AGAATTGAAAAACAAAGAAATTATCAAATTTGTTGGAACAAGCAAAGGTGGAGGATATTACAAATTATAAATAATTGTTATAGCTTTAAAAAAGAAAACCACGGAGTAAACCACGGAGTAAACCACGGACTAGATTACAGGTTAAAACACTTGGTAATAGTGATTGCGAAGGAATAGATAAAATTAATATTCATAAAAACAACGCATTTTTCAATATCAGTAGAGGTTATTATATTCTAGGGTTTAACTAATTGTTAATGTGTTTAATGTTCACAACATAGTAATAGTCATTTTAATTAATATGATTTATGTACTGTAGTTACTTTTACTATCACTCTATTTAATGAAACTCTAAGAAAGTGCAGAGTTAAATAGATCGCATATTTATTGTTCAGTAATATAAAGTAAAAAGCATCTTTAATTAGGATTAGTTTCTGTACAAACAGGAGCTAATCCTTTTATCTTCCTAATAATTAGGACAATGCACATACATCATTCTCATCTTCTTCATATAGTAAGTGAGGAGGTGAGAATATGAAATTATTGTTAATTAGCGGACATGGTGCGGGCACTTGACCATAGTTCTAAAATTATATAGAAAACCTTTGTTTTATATAGAAAAAACAGCATTTATATATATGTTAAAAAGCTAGATTTTCATCTTTTTCGTAAAAAAGAAAAAAACAGTTAAAGATAAGGGGAAGATACACTTACATAAGAATTAGTTTTACTATTTAATGGAATAATCATTTCGATGAACATAAAAACAACCACCTTATAATAGGTGGTTGTTCACGTCAAAGATTAGAGCAGTAAAGTTGTCGTCATAACTAATCTTCTTGTATGCAGTACGGCAGATGTAGAGAAGATAAGTCAGGAAATCCATCAGTAAAAGGCACATCACAAAATAGTATTAGTATAAATTACCATCTATACTACAATACAGTGATATTGATTTTGTAATACTGTCTGTTTCAAATCCTAAAAAGTATTCTTTTATTGTTGCTGTAGCTTTTGCACAATTACCAGATTTAGATGTATTCGTACTATATGTTTTCCATGCACTATCATAGATAGTGATATTTAGTTTTGATGAACTGCAAGTCACAGATGTACCAACAAATGAAAACGTACCAGTAACACTAATAGACCATAGTGCTTCACCTGATGATGAACGATAGGTTGTAGTTTTTGTACCAGATACTGTATCCAAAGAAGAACGAGTTTGTGCAGTTGTTTGGTTAGAATAGTTGATAACTGTTTCATAATAACATCCAGTATCTAAGCACTGTTCTTCTAAAGCAAAGGTTGCTTTAGGTGATAATATAAAAGTAAGTAACAAGATAGAGATAAAAATTTTTATTGTTTTTTTCATAAGTAATACGCTCCTATTCGTAAGTTATAGATGAATCATCAAAATAAGATCCATGACTATCTTTTGCATCTTCACGGGCTAAACTTAAAACACCAAAAAAGATGATTGTATTAATGATTAAAAATAGAAATATAAGCTTTAGAGATTTTTGTTTGAATTTAGTATCTTTCATACGTGAATAAATACCTTGTGGTTCTAAGTCATCATAAAATGATTCCACTATTTCTTTAGGGTTACCAAACCTAGAAGAATAGTAATCATAGTTTTCATTTTCTTCAGAATTTTCAGTAATAGATTTTGTGAATCTGTTAAAATATTCTATTTCTTCTTTCCCAAATGTAGGAAAAGCTTTTTTTATGTCTAATAAGTACGTATCTCTACTCATCACCATGTTCTCCTTTTATATTTAATATTACTTGTATTTTATTTTCCCATTGATGATATTCTTCAATCATTGCTTCTAGATAAGGAATACCAGATTCTTCTAGATGATAATAAACACGTATCTTTCTATTTACTATTACTTCATTAGAAGATATATATCCTTTATCTAACATCTTATAAAGAGTAGGGTATAAAGAACCTTCTTTTATATCAATGATGCCATCTGATAATTCGCGTATTTTAGTTGTAATTTCATAACCATAACAATCCTTGGTTGTTAAAATAACAAGTATTAACATCTCAAATTTAAAATAAATGTTCTTCTTAGCCATTTGGATCTCCTTTTCTAAATATAGTATAAATATATCAAATAGTAGCGTTTAAGTAAATACATTTAAAACTATGTATAATATTATTGACATATTATTTGCATATAGAGTATAGTTTAAGTATGAGATATATCACATAATGTATTGTGCCGATTCTAGTTTGAACACAAAAGCTAGCAAACGGTCGAAAGGGGGAGTGTGTCTATAGAATATCTTTAACTTAGTATTCATAGTGATTTGTATGATAATTTTTGAAAACAGTGTTATTATTTACTGTAACTAAATTATTTATCTCAATGATTTTTGCTCAAAAGAATAATATGATATACATTGTTATTAAAATAGGGCCAAGTGGTTTGTGACGAGAATGCTAGGGGATTGAATAAGTATTAAATGTACAAAATAAAACAAAGACAAAGGTTGACTTAATTGTGTGAGAAGTTAGTTAAACTTTATCAAAATACTGAAAGGAAAGTATGATCTGACACTAAGAAACAAGTGCTTTTCATACAAGGTTATGGTATGAAAAAGAAGAGAAGTATATGTTTAATTATTGCAATAGGTGCATGTATTATTCTAACATTACTTTTTTTGAAAAGAGAAAATATTTATGTTCAATTAGGCGGCTTACAATATCAATTTGAATCTATGAATTACTCTTTATCTCAAGAAAAAGTAGATGGGGAATATTCTTTTGATATTGATTTAGAAGACTTAGAATCAAATGAAAACAAAAAAATAGAAATAGATGATAATTGTTATATAGAAATAGCAAGTATTATACTAGAAAGTAATGGTCAGTATGCTTTACATTTACAATCTCATGGAGAGTATGATTTTAATGGAGGATATTTCTATACAGCGAATGAATATTATACAGGAGATCAAAACAATATGATAACTGTAATCGGTGAGTTAGAATCTGATGGAGAAAGTTGGTACTCATCCTCTTATTTAGCTGTTAGTAATAAATATGGAGATAGTTTTAGTTATAGCATTGATGCAAGTAAAATAGATAGTAATCATGTAACGGTTACATTAAGTAATATAAATAAAGTAATATTGGAAAGGGAAAATTGAAAATGAAAAAAATAAGAATAATGTTAATAACTACTTGTATGGGAATATTAAGTGTTGCAAATGTTTATGCAAGCGAAAAAACACTTTTTGATTATACAGCAAAAGAAATTGCACAAATGCAAGATGAGGAATATTTAACTCTATATACAGACTATTATATTGAAGCAAAATCACAAAACAAAACAGAAGAAGATATTAAAATAGAATTACAAAATGTAGGAATTGATTATTCCTGTGTTGATCTGGTTAATAATTCAAGGGCAGCATCTTTCAGTACAGATATCGACTTGAATATAACTTTATCTCGTAGAAGTGGTCAAACGTATACTTATGTGACGGGTGTTGCTACTTCTACGAAACTTCTCAGCTCTCCTTCAACAGAAGATATGCTTTCAATTGAATGGGAACCCTCTAAAGGAACTTATTATGGATATACTGAAACAAAAAATGCCACATTGAAAAATTATTCTAAAAAGAGCCAAGGTATATTAGTTTTTAATATACAGGATTCAAATTTAGTGATTAGCGGTAGCTACGCACTATGCTCGGTAAAAGTTGTTTTCGATGACAATACTGATGTAGGTGATTTAGGATTAAATTATATACATACATTTACTGATGCAGCACCCACTTTAACGATAGGTGGGAATGTATCCTTTACATCTGTAGGAGCACTAACTGGAGGTCTTAGTATAGGGTTAACAATCACAAATGTAAGTTGTGTTTGGGAAAGATCATATTTATATTCTTAAAAGATGATATAACTTACTTATAAATAAAACTGTAAATAACTATAATATTCAAATAAGTCAGTATGTTATATACGAGTATAATCTAAATTTTAGACTAGAATTTTATTCTAGTTTTTTTTGATACTTTCTAGCTAGTAAGTTCTAAAAGTAAATGTATGACATAGCATTATTTAGGAGGTAGTTAATATGGAAACAAAAAAGATACTTAAAGATATAGCAAAGAGATGTGACGACGATATCTCATTTAGCAGTAGTAGGACCTGTAAGAACAGGGAAGTCTACGTTTATAAAAAAGAACACGTCAAGGCAGTAATACCTTATATTGATGATCCTGATGCTAAGTTACATGCTATTGATGAATTACCACAATCTGGTAAGGGAAAAATGATTATGACGGTAGAGCCTAAATTCATCCCTAATCAAGCAGTATCGATATTATTAGAAGATAATTTAAATGCTAAGGTGAGACTAGTAGATAGTGTTAGATTCTAAGTCCAATTATAATAAGGTAAATAATTATTTGAATAAAAATATAATAAGCTAGTTAACGTTAATTAGGATTAGTTTCTGTACAAACAGAAACTAACCCTTTTATGTTCCTAATAATTAGGACAATGCACATACACCTACCTTATCTTCCTCATATAGTAAGTGAGGAGGTGAGAATATGAAATTATTGTTAATTAGCGGACATGGATCTGGAGACAGTGGGGCAGTTGGAAATGGCTACAAAGAATCGGATCTTACAATTGAAGTAGTTAAAAACATTAAGAATTATTTAGATGAATACATGAGTGTTACAGTCTATGATACAAATAGAAATGCTTTTAAAGATTGTCAAAAAGGTCAATTTAAAATAGGAAGATATGATTATATATTAGAAGTACATTTTAATGCTTTTAATGGAAAAGCCACAGGTACAGAATGCTTTGTTACTACAAGAGAAAAAGGTATCGGAGTAGAACAAAAAATAATGAAAAAAATGGCTAAATATTTTAAACTTAGAGATAATGATGCTATTTTTGATGGAGTAAAAAGAAAGAACTTCTTAGTCATTAATACATGTAAATCAAGAGGAATGTCAGGTTGTTTATTAGAAGTTTGTTTTATAGATAATCCTAGTGATATAAAGATATATCAAGAAAATAAGTTAGAAATAGCAAAAGATATTGGTGATGCAATTATGGACGGATTTAAAGTAACAAAAAAAGTTACTAGTAATACTAAAAAAACAACAGTAACTAAAAAATCAAATACGACAATTGCCAAAGAAGTTATTGCTGGTAAATGGGGTAGTGGTGATGAAAGAAAAGAAAAATTAGAAAAAGCAGGATATAGCTATCAAGCTATTCAAAGTAGGGTCAATACTTTGTTGAACAAGAAAAAATCAAATACTACAATAGCCAAAGAAGTTATTGCTGGTAAATGGGGTAACGGATCTAGTAGAACAGATCGATTACGAAAAGCAGGTTATAGCCCTAGTATTATTCAAAAGAAAGTAAATCAACTGCTTAAATAGCTTTCATTGATTGAAAAAAGTCTTTTATCTATTTCTATTGTGATATAAATAGGTAGAAGACTTACATAGTGATAGGAGACAATATGACAACAATACAAATGATTATCATAGTATGTCCATTGGTTTTCTTTGCTGCATTTATTGATGCTATTGCAGGAGGAGGAGGACTAATTTCTTTACCTGCTTATTTATTTACGGGTATGCCAACTCATTTGGCATATGGGAGTAATAAGTTTTCAGGATGTATGGGATCTTTCTTTTCTTCTTATCGCTTTTTAAAGAGTGGGGTAGTACATTTAAAAGTAGCGATCATTTCAGCTTTTTTTGCTTTAATTGGTTCTTATTTGGGGGCACAATTAGTACTTATTCTAAGTGATTATTTTCTAAAAATAAGTATGACTATTTTATTACCAATTATTGCAGTAATCTTGTTATTTAAAAAGAACAAACAAGAAGATGTTAATGTAGTAAATTTGTTAAGCAAAAGAAAGACTATTTTTCTATCATCAATCATAGGATTCTTGATAGGAGCTTATGATGGCTTTTTTGGACCTGGGACAGGTACGTTTTTAATACTCGGTTATACTACTTTCATGGGATTTGATTATCGCACTGCTTGTGGAAATGCTAGGATTGTCAATCTTGCATCTAATTTTGCAGCACTAATAGCGTATGTGTTTGCTGGTAAAGTAATGTATGTTGTCGCAATACCAGCTGCTTTTTGTTCGATTACAGGTTATTGGTTAGGATCAGGATTAGCTATTAAGAAGGGTTCTAAATATATTAAACCCTTGATGGTATGTGTAATGATGGTTTTATTTTTAAAAATTATAATTGATTTATTAGGATAGGAGGATTTTTATGGCAATAAAAGTAATTATTATGGATATAGATGGAACACTTGTAAACAGTGACAAGAAGTTAACTTTGAAAACAAAAGAAATTCTAATTCAGGCTCAAAAACTAGGGATAAAAGTTGTACTAGCATCTGGTAGACCTAGAAGAGGAATGGTTAATCTTGCTAGAGAATTAGAGATGGATCAACATCATGGATTAGTAGTATGTTATAATGGTAGTCAAATTATTGATTGTCAAACAAATGAAATAATCTATAATCAAGCAATTCCCAATCATTTAGGAAAAGCAGTATTAAAACATATGAAAAACTTCAACGTTTATCCAATGATAGATAAAGAAGATACAATGTATGTAAATAATGTATATGCCCCTCCTATTCAATTAGATAAAGATTTTAATGTAGTTGAATATGAAGCTAGAGGTGGTAATTTCTTGTTGTGTGAAAAAGAAAACCTAGATGAGTTTTTAGATTGGGACATTAACAAGATTCTAACAGCAGGACAACCAGCTTATTTACAGGAACATTATTTAGAAATGATGGAACCCTTCAAAGATACATTATCATGTATGTTTACTAGTGCTTTTTATTTTGAATTTACTGCAAAATCAATTGATAAAGCAAATGCTTTAAAAGAAGTATTGTTACCATTAGGTTATAAACAAGAAGAGATGATAGCCTTTGGTGATGGAATGAATGATCTAAGTATGATAGAGTTTTGTGGTATCGGTGTTGCAATGCAAAATGCTGTTGAAGCATTAAAAGAAGCTAGTCAATATATTACAACAAGTAATGATCAAGATGGTATTGCTTATGCCTTATTACACTATATTCCAGAAATAAAAACGCCGTGATAAATATCAAGGCGTTTTTATACGTTCTATAAGTGCTAAAATTAATGCTAGGTCATCGTCATTCATTGTTTTTATAATATCGATTATAGATTGAACCTGTTTAGGGTTTTGTTGTTCACTTGAGAAAAACTGTTCAGGAGTTATTTCTAAATATTCACTAATATAAAACAATCCTTGCAAAGAGGGAGAAGTTTTATAGTTTTCAATATTATTAATATAGTTTTCATTTTGACCAATACTAAGGCTCATATCTCTTGCAGAAACACCTTTTTTCATTCTAAGTTGCATTAATCGATTGCCTACATACTCTTCATTCATCATTGTCTCTCCTTTTACAATATTGTACCTTATAAAATATCTCATTTTGCACCTTATAAAGTTGTAATATTTTATAATTACAATATAATAAATGGTACATAGTATAAAATACAAGATAATAGAGGGGATGAAGATGAAAATTGAAGAACTAATAAGAAAAGATATAGATTTTATAAATAATTATCGTAACAGTGCTAACTATTTAGAAATAGTAAAACAACAAGGAACTTATGAAACTTATACATCTTGGTATATCTATTTAAAAAATGATCAATATCAAAGGGTATTTAATAAAGATAAATATCAACAATATATAGATTTTGAAACTTTTTTTAAAGAACAATGTCAACATTGTTTTCAAGAAATAAATACATTCTATATTTCTTCAAAAGAAGAAATACATTTTCATCTTAAGTTTTTAAGAATATATTCTAGAGATATAAATGAACAAGCAAATATTGGTTTTATGTTTGGTCAGTTTTTAATGAAGTATCCTAATTTTGAAATGAAGGTACATAAGGATGGTTTTATCATATTAGATACTATTATTGATTTATATGATATTGTGAAAATAAAAGATCATCATCAAATGTTAGATGAATTGAAGTATCGTAGTGAATTATTAAGAAATATAGATTGTTAAATTAACAATTGATGGTATAATGTTTAAGAGTTCATCAAGAAGATGAAATAAATACCATGAAGGTATCTGCAAAAGGCAGTTATTTTTATGGTATTTTTATATGGAGGGAAATTATGTCAGTTAAGAAGTTAGTTTTAGCAGGCTTTTTATTAGCTTTGGGGTTTGTACTACCTTTTGCTACAATGCAAATACCTGCAATAGGAAGTATGTTATTACCAATGCATTTACCTGTTTTATTAGCGGGTTATGTATGTGGATGGCCATTAGCGATGTTAATAGGATTTGTGTTGCCAATATTACGAAGTGCTGTTTTTTCAATGCCACCAATGTTTCCAACGGCAATTGCGATGTCTTTTGAATTAGCTGCATATGGGTTTTTAACAGGATTTATTTATAGCAAATTACCAAAGAAAACAAGTTCTATATATATTAGTTTAGTTGTTTCCTTGCTTGGTGGTAGAGTTGTTTGGGGGATCGTAACTTATTTGTTGATGGGATATATTGGGTCGGCTTTTACTTTAGAATTGTTTATTACAGGTGCCTTTGCAAATGCAATGCCAGGTATTATTTTACAATTCTTGGTAATACCAAATGTAGTAGTAGCACTAGAAAGAAGTGGCTTGTTAGAAAATGTCCGTAAAAGAGCTTTTAGCTAAACATCAAGCAAAATATCCTGTTTGTCAAAATCAAGATCTTGCAAAGTTTGTTTATCAATATGTTTTTGGTGGTGAACATATGATAGAAAATAAAGATATTGTTTTAGAGAAAATTGTTGATGAGTGTGCAAACTTAACGAATCGTGATTATTGGATAGAAGATATTGGGAACCAATATGTTCGATTTCATTTGTTTCAAGCCAATCATCTTCAATGTCAAACAATTGCTCAATTATTTATTACATCATGTACTTTTAACAAAAAAAATAATGAGCAATTTTATCAAATCATGGAACAATTAAAGATAGATGTACCCAAAGGAGAATTAAAACCTTTCCGTCATAGCCAACTTTATCGAGATACCTATCATCCCCATTACCGTATTATCAATAAACAATTAGCTTTTTACTATCCACTATTTTTAAAAATAAATGAACTGTTAGAAACCAAAGAAACGTTAATAATAGCGATTGATGGAATGGCAGGTTCTGGAAAAAGTACGTTAGCAGCCCTATTACAAGAGTTCTATCAAGCAAATGTTTTTCATCTTGATGACTTCTTTTTACAAAGTCATCAAAGAACCCAAGAACGTTTCTCTATACCTGGCAAAAATGTCGATTATGAAAGGTTTCTAGAACAAGTTTTATTACCTTGTACCAGTCACCAACAAATTGGATATCAAAAGTTTTTATGCCATCAAATGGAATTGGATAAAGAAGTTTCTATTTTCCAACCAAGTAGGGTTAGTATTGTAGAAGGTAGTTATAGCATGATACCAGAATTGAGTGCGAATTATGATTTAAAGATTGCTTTAAAAGTAGATTCTAAAACACAGTTAGAACGTATATCAAAACGAAATACGAAACAACAAACAAAACTATTTGAAGAAAAATGGATTCCTTATGAAAATAAATACTTTTCTTATTATGATATATTTCATCAAGTAGATTACTTATTTGATACAACCAAATTATACAAGTAACCCTTTTGTAAAAAAGGGTTTTCGTATATACTAATGTTCTAGGAGATAAAGAATGAAAAAAATACTTTTATTAACAACAGGAGGAACAATTGTTTCTTTACATACAAAAGATGGCCTAGTCCCATCAAATGAAGAACATGATTTATTATATTATTTAGGATCTATGAAAGATGATTACGCTATCACAATAGATAATATTTTTAATTTAGATAGTACTAATATTCAACCAGAAGAATGGGTGATAGTAGCTAAAAAAATAGATCAAGAAAAAAACAACTATGACGCTATTGTAATTACGCATGGAACAGATACAATGGCTTATACATCATCGGTATTATCTTATATGTTATTAGGAATAGAAATCCCAGTCGTTATAACAGGTTCTCAATTACCAATAGCCCATCCATTAAGTGACGCTATTATCAATTTACGATGTGCTTTTGAAATGGCTAATACTGCGATAGGTGGTGTATTTGTTGCTTTTAATAGACATATTATTTTAGGAACTCGAGCTTCCAAAGTAAGAACAAGTGGATTTAATGCTTTTGAGAGTATTAACGTCTTACCAGTAGGAATTATTAACTCAGATGGACTACAAATAAACCAATGGGCTGTACCAAAACAAACAAGTTATCAACTAAAAGAATCTTTAGATAGTCATGTTTTTTTATTAAAACTAACACCTGGAACAGATCCTCATATATTACCAGCAATGGCTAATTTAGGATGTCATGGTATTGTTATAGAAGCATTTGGAGCGGGTGGAATTAATTTTATTCGTAGAGATTTAGTTAGTATGTTAGATCAAATGCAAACATTAGATATTCCAATTGTTGTTTGTAGTCAATGTTTATATGATCGTAGTGATTTAAATCATTATGAAGTTGGTCGAAAAGCATTAGAAAAGGGAGTCATATCAGCTTATGATATGACTAGTGAAAGTGCTGTTACCAAATTAATGTGGGGACTAGGTCAACTAGATCAAGGAGAATTGAGAATTCCAATGATTAGAGAATTATTTGAAAAAAACTTAGTAGGAGAAATGGAATAAAAAGAAATAGATTGTATATTTCTTTTTTTATTGGGTAATTTATAGATAGGTGATACGATGATACAAGCTTTGTTTTTATTACTTATAGCAAGTGCAATGCATTTTATTTATGATTTCATTCCATATGATATAATTGGTCTTATTGTCCCAATCGATGAATCCATATTCCAACATATTAAATTAATATTTTATCCAATATTATTCTATTATCTGTACATAAAAAGATGGAATACAATAGTTATTGTACAATTAGTAAGTATTGTAAGCATGTTATTTATTTATTATTTTTATCGTTATGCGCTTAATATTGAAAGTGTTCCTATCGATATTTTATTAGTAGGCCTTATCTTTGTTATAATGCAATATATCGATACATTAGCCCTACAACATAATTGGATAACTTCTTCTAAAATAACAATACTATTTATCATGATTAGTATATTCTTATTAGGATATCTTACTATTTATCCACCTAATCTACCAATGTTTATAGAAGGAAATCCGATCAAATGATAAATTCTAATAACAAACAATAATAAATATGCTATAATGTCTTGGGGTGATACAATGTTCGCAAAACAAAGACAAGATGAAATAGTAGAAAGAGTAAATCAAGAAGGTGCTATTAAAGTAAAAGAAATAGCTTTAGAATTTAATGTTACAGAAGATAGTATTCGTAAAGATTTAACATTATTAGAAAATCAAGGAAAACTAACGAAAACATATGGTGGTGCAATTAAAATAAGAGATATGAGTCATGATTTTAAAGTAGAAGATAGAATTGGTAAAAACAACCATGATAAAACAACAATAGCTTCGAAAGCATGTACTTATATTGAAAATGGGATGACTATTTTTTTAGATATTTCTACTATTAATATAGAAATCGCAAAACTAGTAAAAGAATCAAACAAAGATGTAACGGTAGTAACAAATATGATTGATGTTTTGATTACGTTACTACATAGTAAAGTAAATGTTGTTTTTTTAGGAGGAACACTAAATCGTCGTGAAAAGGGATTTATTGGTAGTTTAACGATACAACAAATTGAAAATTATCAATTTGATTTAGCGTTTATTGGTTGTGTTGGCGTAGACTTCGAAAATGAACGTATTTATACTTATACAAGTGATGATGGACTTACTAAAAAATGTGCAATGAAGCATAGTCATCAAACCTATGTAGTATTAGAATCTAAAAAATTACAAACTAATGGAACCTATTGTTTTTCTAACTTAGAAGCATGTACTGGTTTTATTACAGAACAAGAAACAATAACAAACAATAACAAATAATAATAAATAATCTTGACTTTCCGACTTTTATTGCTATAATTTGAGTAACATCAATAACAAACAATAATAAAGGAGAGTTTTTTTATGCAAATAACTACTAGAATATTATCATTAAAAGAAAAAACAATGAATACAGATCGTTATGCTTCTATAGAACAAGCAAAGATTATTACTGACTGTTATAAAGAACATGCTGGAAAGTCCAAAATAATGCAACGTGCTTTTAGTTTAAAAGCAGCGTTAGAAAATTTAGAAATAACAGTAGATCAAGAAGAATTAATAGTAGGGAATCGTAGTAAAGGTATTCGTGCAGGAATTATCTTTCCAGAAAGTGGATGTAATTGGGTAGAAAAGGAAATAGATAGCTTATATACTCGTCCTCAAGATAAGTTTCATATTCGTGATCAAGATAAACAACTATTTCGTGAAGAGATATTTCCATTTTGGCATGGGAAATCAATGGAAGATGGTATTGATGAAGCATATGGAAAAGAATTAACTGCTATTTCAAAAGTAGTAAAAATAAATCAAAAAGATCATGCTCAAGGACATATTTGTCCAGATTGTAAAACGTGGTTACATACGGGTCCGACACAAATAAAAAAACAAGCAATGCAAGCATTGCTTCAAGAAAATACAAAAGAAC from Tannockella kyphosi harbors:
- a CDS encoding DUF6120 family protein, translating into MSRDTYLLDIKKAFPTFGKEEIEYFNRFTKSITENSEENENYDYYSSRFGNPKEIVESFYDDLEPQGIYSRMKDTKFKQKSLKLIFLFLIINTIIFFGVLSLAREDAKDSHGSYFDDSSITYE
- a CDS encoding PadR family transcriptional regulator; translation: MAKKNIYFKFEMLILVILTTKDCYGYEITTKIRELSDGIIDIKEGSLYPTLYKMLDKGYISSNEVIVNRKIRVYYHLEESGIPYLEAMIEEYHQWENKIQVILNIKGEHGDE
- a CDS encoding stage IV sporulation protein A → METKKILKDIAKRCDDDISFSSSRTCKNREVYVYKKEHVKAVIPYIDDPDAKLHAIDELPQSGKGKMIMTVEPKFIPNQAVSILLEDNLNAKVRLVDSVRF
- a CDS encoding N-acetylmuramoyl-L-alanine amidase; translation: MKLLLISGHGSGDSGAVGNGYKESDLTIEVVKNIKNYLDEYMSVTVYDTNRNAFKDCQKGQFKIGRYDYILEVHFNAFNGKATGTECFVTTREKGIGVEQKIMKKMAKYFKLRDNDAIFDGVKRKNFLVINTCKSRGMSGCLLEVCFIDNPSDIKIYQENKLEIAKDIGDAIMDGFKVTKKVTSNTKKTTVTKKSNTTIAKEVIAGKWGSGDERKEKLEKAGYSYQAIQSRVNTLLNKKKSNTTIAKEVIAGKWGNGSSRTDRLRKAGYSPSIIQKKVNQLLK
- a CDS encoding sulfite exporter TauE/SafE family protein gives rise to the protein MTTIQMIIIVCPLVFFAAFIDAIAGGGGLISLPAYLFTGMPTHLAYGSNKFSGCMGSFFSSYRFLKSGVVHLKVAIISAFFALIGSYLGAQLVLILSDYFLKISMTILLPIIAVILLFKKNKQEDVNVVNLLSKRKTIFLSSIIGFLIGAYDGFFGPGTGTFLILGYTTFMGFDYRTACGNARIVNLASNFAALIAYVFAGKVMYVVAIPAAFCSITGYWLGSGLAIKKGSKYIKPLMVCVMMVLFLKIIIDLLG
- a CDS encoding Cof-type HAD-IIB family hydrolase produces the protein MAIKVIIMDIDGTLVNSDKKLTLKTKEILIQAQKLGIKVVLASGRPRRGMVNLARELEMDQHHGLVVCYNGSQIIDCQTNEIIYNQAIPNHLGKAVLKHMKNFNVYPMIDKEDTMYVNNVYAPPIQLDKDFNVVEYEARGGNFLLCEKENLDEFLDWDINKILTAGQPAYLQEHYLEMMEPFKDTLSCMFTSAFYFEFTAKSIDKANALKEVLLPLGYKQEEMIAFGDGMNDLSMIEFCGIGVAMQNAVEALKEASQYITTSNDQDGIAYALLHYIPEIKTP
- a CDS encoding helix-turn-helix domain-containing protein, whose translation is MMNEEYVGNRLMQLRMKKGVSARDMSLSIGQNENYINNIENYKTSPSLQGLFYISEYLEITPEQFFSSEQQNPKQVQSIIDIIKTMNDDDLALILALIERIKTP
- a CDS encoding ECF transporter S component, with the protein product MSVKKLVLAGFLLALGFVLPFATMQIPAIGSMLLPMHLPVLLAGYVCGWPLAMLIGFVLPILRSAVFSMPPMFPTAIAMSFELAAYGFLTGFIYSKLPKKTSSIYISLVVSLLGGRVVWGIVTYLLMGYIGSAFTLELFITGAFANAMPGIILQFLVIPNVVVALERSGLLENVRKRAFS
- a CDS encoding asparaginase, which encodes MKKILLLTTGGTIVSLHTKDGLVPSNEEHDLLYYLGSMKDDYAITIDNIFNLDSTNIQPEEWVIVAKKIDQEKNNYDAIVITHGTDTMAYTSSVLSYMLLGIEIPVVITGSQLPIAHPLSDAIINLRCAFEMANTAIGGVFVAFNRHIILGTRASKVRTSGFNAFESINVLPVGIINSDGLQINQWAVPKQTSYQLKESLDSHVFLLKLTPGTDPHILPAMANLGCHGIVIEAFGAGGINFIRRDLVSMLDQMQTLDIPIVVCSQCLYDRSDLNHYEVGRKALEKGVISAYDMTSESAVTKLMWGLGQLDQGELRIPMIRELFEKNLVGEME
- a CDS encoding DUF6512 family protein, which gives rise to MIQALFLLLIASAMHFIYDFIPYDIIGLIVPIDESIFQHIKLIFYPILFYYLYIKRWNTIVIVQLVSIVSMLFIYYFYRYALNIESVPIDILLVGLIFVIMQYIDTLALQHNWITSSKITILFIMISIFLLGYLTIYPPNLPMFIEGNPIK
- a CDS encoding DeoR/GlpR family DNA-binding transcription regulator; amino-acid sequence: MFAKQRQDEIVERVNQEGAIKVKEIALEFNVTEDSIRKDLTLLENQGKLTKTYGGAIKIRDMSHDFKVEDRIGKNNHDKTTIASKACTYIENGMTIFLDISTINIEIAKLVKESNKDVTVVTNMIDVLITLLHSKVNVVFLGGTLNRREKGFIGSLTIQQIENYQFDLAFIGCVGVDFENERIYTYTSDDGLTKKCAMKHSHQTYVVLESKKLQTNGTYCFSNLEACTGFITEQETITNNNK